Below is a genomic region from Terriglobales bacterium.
ACTCAAGGTCCCGGCGGAGTTCAAGCGCCTGATCGACGAAAAGTATTCGGCCCAGTTCTACATCACCAGCGTGGATGGGCAACGGGCGCAGATTTACCCCTTCGAGGAGTGGGAGCGCATCGAGGAGAAGCTGGCCCGGCTGTCCAACTTCAATCCCACCAAGAAGAAGCTCTTGAATCGCACCAATTATTACGGCCAGGCCGTGGAGATGGATGCCCAGGGGCGCCTGTTGATTCCGCCCATTCTGCGCCAGGCGGCGCAGTTGCGGGGCGAGGTAGCGGTGCTGGGCAACCTGACCTACCTGGAAGTGCGGAACATGGAAGCGTTCCGCAAGGAGTTGGAGGAGAGTCCGTTCACGCTTGAGGACGAGAAGACCCTGGACGACTTGGGTATTTAACAGCGCGGCCGGCGAGACCGGCGCGCGGCAGGGTCGGGCGTGAATGGCAGCAGGGTTTGCAAGCAACGCCCCTCAGGGGGGCGGGCATGGCACGGATGGGGAGTTTGGCCATGTCTCGGTTCTTTTAAAAGAAGCGATCGATTTCCTGGCCATTCGGCGTGGCGGCACCTATATCGACGCCACCCTGGGCTCGGGCGGACACGCGTATGCCATCGCAAGACGCCTCGGCGCTCAGGGTCGTTTGATTGGGCTCGATAGGGATCCCGCCGCGCTCGCGATAGCCCGCCGGCGCCTGGAGCCGCCTCCCGCACAACGGGAGGACTGGCCGCAGGTGGTCGTCGAGCAGGCCGCATTCTCCGAACTGGAGCGTTGGGTGACTCCGGGTTCGGCGGATGGGCTGCTGGCCGACCTAGGCGTCAGCTCGTTGCAGTTTGACGATCCGCGGCGGGGGTTCAGTTTTCAGGCGGAAGGACCGCTCGACATGCGCATGGACCCGCGCAGCGAGCGCACCGCCGATCAAGTGGTAAATCGCCTCGACGAGGTCACACTCGCCAAGGTGATTTACGAATTCGGTGAGGAAAGGAGGTCGCGGAGAATCGCCAGAGCCATTGTCCGGGCGCGGCCGATACGAAACACCGCTCATCTAGCACAAGTCATATCGGCCGCGTTCCGGTCAATGAAACCCGGGCGCATTCATCCTGCGACGCGTACTTTCCAAGCAATCCGGATTCACGTGAACCGCGAACTGGAGGAGCTCGGGGCACTGCTCGGAGCAGCGCCCCGGGTCCTGAGGCCGGGAGGGAGGCTGGTGATCCTCAGCTTCCACTCGCTGGAGGACCGCATGGTGAAGGACGCGTTGCGGGAAGGTGCGCGCCAGGCAGTGTACGCCGTGCTGACTCGCAAGCCGGTCCCGGCCGGCGAACCGGAAATCGAGCGCAACCCGCGGGCCCGCAGCGCGAAACTGCGCGCGGCGGAGCGCCTGGCGGAATGAACAGGTTTCGGGACGGCATCGCCTACCTGACTTGGGCGAACGACAAAGCAGTTCCACAACCAACCTACCTTTACGATGCCGTCCCGGAAAAGGTTGAGGTTGGACGGAGGTGAAGGATGCATAGGGGAACGATGATCGACGAATTGATTGCTACGGTGGAGCGTGCCGAACACACGGCATGCTGCGACCCGGCCCCGCAGCCGGCGCAACCGAAAGCGGAGGTGTTCGTGCCGTACGCCTATTCCGCGGCGCACGCGCTGGAACTGGTTGAGGTGGCTTAGTGGCGGCCGGGGCGATCCCCACCACGCGTACCGTGCGCTCGCAGTTGGTCAGCGGGCGCGCGGCG
It encodes:
- a CDS encoding division/cell wall cluster transcriptional repressor MraZ, whose amino-acid sequence is MFRGNHPTRVDEKGRLKVPAEFKRLIDEKYSAQFYITSVDGQRAQIYPFEEWERIEEKLARLSNFNPTKKKLLNRTNYYGQAVEMDAQGRLLIPPILRQAAQLRGEVAVLGNLTYLEVRNMEAFRKELEESPFTLEDEKTLDDLGI
- the rsmH gene encoding 16S rRNA (cytosine(1402)-N(4))-methyltransferase RsmH; translation: MAAGFASNAPQGGGHGTDGEFGHVSVLLKEAIDFLAIRRGGTYIDATLGSGGHAYAIARRLGAQGRLIGLDRDPAALAIARRRLEPPPAQREDWPQVVVEQAAFSELERWVTPGSADGLLADLGVSSLQFDDPRRGFSFQAEGPLDMRMDPRSERTADQVVNRLDEVTLAKVIYEFGEERRSRRIARAIVRARPIRNTAHLAQVISAAFRSMKPGRIHPATRTFQAIRIHVNRELEELGALLGAAPRVLRPGGRLVILSFHSLEDRMVKDALREGARQAVYAVLTRKPVPAGEPEIERNPRARSAKLRAAERLAE